In Bacillus sp. S3, the sequence CATGTTACGGATAAGGGGAAGATATCGGTCATATAAAGAAGTTCGTTTAAGGGACGGTTTCGATGTCGTAGCTAAATCCTTATAAACGGTATTACGGGAAATACCTAGCTGCTTTGCGATCGCTGTGATGCTCTTGCCTTCTTTCTGAAGGCGCCGGGCATTTTGAATTCTCTTCCAAACGTTTTCTTCGTGTTCCACCAAAGGCTGGAGCCGTTTTGGTAAAGGGCGTGATGAACTGCATTGTTGGACATTTGAGTCTTGACCAGTCGGTTTCCATCTTGGCGGCACAATAGACTTAATCGTCTTCTTAACTGCGTCAAAAAGATGCTGGAGGATATGCCAACGATCACCAACTTGCTTGATTTTTGGTGACGCTTCCTCTGCCGCATTTTTATATGCATGGGCACGATCTCTTGTAATCAGTTGAATTTCAGGATGTTTGATGAGCCAGCTCCTTACTGACTCTTTGTCTCGGTTTGGTAAAAAATCAAGGATATCACCTGTTTGTAGGTCTATGAAGATCGTGCCATACCGTTTTCTTTTCTTAAAAGCAAAATCATCAATGCCCACGAAAGGGACACTCCCTTGGCTGAACCGGTTCTTCCTTTTTAATCCGGTACAGAATGGCATCATGGCTTATCGAAATGCGCATTTTTCGGCAGATTTTTTCAGCGGCCAGGCAATTATTAGTGAATCCCACATGACGAATCAGGTTTTCCAGCCTGTTTGTTTTTCTGGCGGAAGGGCTTAACCAGTTCAAACGTTCGGTGAATACTTTAACCTTACAGTCTTTGTTACCACAAAACCATTTGTGCAATAGAACGGTTATATGAACCGAATGACCTGAGACCGGAAGGTCATCGACTTTCCTAGCATATTGGCTGTGCTGTCGAGACGATACATGTTTGCATTCTGGGCATTGTGCATGTTTTGAACATATCTTTAACACGGCATACATTGCATCCGGTTCCATTATGGTATAAAGGACTTCAACGTTTTGGTCGAACTTGAAAAGTTCATTGAAGTTTGAAATGACCATTGTAACCACCGCCCTTTGAGTATTAGTATTGCTATACCCGAAAAGCAGTAAAAAATGCTTTCACCATGTTTGCGTAAGAACCAAGGCCATTGTTGATTTTTTAAAACTGTTGATTGGAGCGGAAGGCACAGAGACTCCTGCGGGAGTAAGGGGCAGGGGAGACCCCGCAGGAGCGAAGCGACGAGGAGGCTCCCCGTCACGCCCGCGGAAAGCGAAGTGCCTGGAGCAGAAATCAACAGCCAAGTTTAACACAGCTTTTTTATAAAAAATGGAAATATATATTGATTTAACTAATATTGTTAGTTAAAATAAAACTAATGATATTAGTTAAAGGGAGAGGGTCAGAATGAGAGTGATCAAAACTGGTTATTTATACCAAGTGACTTTTATGGCGAATGTTTTTCCTGTCAACTGTTACTTGGTGGAGGAAGAGGAGGGAGTAACATTAATTGATGCCGCCTTAGGCTTTTGTGCGAAGGGGATACTGAAGGCTGCAGAAACGATTGGAAAACCAATTACAAAAATTGTTTTGACACATGCTCACGAGGATCATGTTGGTGCACTTGATTCAATAAAAGTGGTGTTTCCGGAGGTGCCAGTTTATATTTCAACCCGTGATCACAGATTAATGAATGACGATCGTTCCCTCGATACCCATGAGGAGCAAACACCAATCAAAGGCGGTGTGCCGAAAAAATTAAAAACGCGCGCCAATGTATTATTGAAGGAAGGCGATCTTGTTGGTTCATTAACCGCGATTGAAACGCCGGGGCACACACCGGGATCCATGTCATTTTTGGATTTGCGAACAAAGGCATTGATAGCGGGGGATGCCTTTCAAACAAGAGGAGGAATCGCTGTGGCAGGTGATTTAAAACCGCTGTTTCCATTTCCGTCATTTGGCACATGGAGTAAAAAGACGGCGCTTGCCAGCGCAAAGAAGCTAGTGAGCTATGAACCTCAGCTTCTGGCAGTGGGGCATGGGGAAATGGTGGAGCATCCCGTGAGAGTGATGGAACAAGCCATTGGAAATCTAGAACGGAAAATAGGATAGGGGAGAGTTAAGAGTATGTCACCAAGACCCAAAATAGGCCTTGATCTACACACGATAGTAGAGGCAGCAGGGGATATTGCCGATCAACATGGAATGCATGAGGTTACTTTGGCGAACCTGGCTAAGCAATTGGGGATTCGCCCCCCTTCATTATATAACCATTTCGACGGGCTTCCCGGGTTGAGAAAGAAATTGGCCATTTACGGAATCGACCGCTTATACGAAGTTATGGCAGATGCCGCAATTGGGGTTTCAGGCACCGAAGCAGTGCTTTCAATCAGTAAAGCATATGTCCAATTTGCCCGTAAACACCCTGGATTGTATGAGGCAACGATGCTTGCTCCTTACCAGGAGGACGCAGATGTTCAGCAAGCCGGAGCAAAAATTGTCGACCTTTCCATCCGGGTCCTTCAGGCCTATCATTTGGAAGGAGACCTTGCTCTTCACGCCGTTAGAGGATTACGCAGTATTTTACATGGATTTTCCACATTAGAACAAAAGGGCGGTTTTAAAATGGCCCTGGATTTGGATGAGAGCCTTACAATCATTCTTAAGGCATTTCTCGCCGGAATCGGCGAAGCTGCATAGTCTGATAAATGATTTATATATCTTTTTTGTCTACATTTAGTTCAATTAGATTCCCATCAGGATCAGCACAAAAGATCTGCGCAAAGCCGCTGGCACTTTCGGGCTTTTCTAAAACTGCTACACCATTTTGTTTAAGCCAGCTAAGGGTCTCATCGTAAGATTTTACTCTTAACGCAAAATGTCCTTCACGGCTGCTAATGGACTTTTCTTGACGGATTGTCTGAGAGGTCGGGAGGACAATAAGGTGGATTTGCTGGCCTCCTACTTCATACCAAGCACCTGCAAAATCAAAGGCAGGCCGGGGAAGTTCTTTCAAACATAGAATATTGCTATAAAAATTTTTGGCCTGTTCTAAATCGGTTACAGTTAGACTAACATGATGAAGCCCGTGGTACTGAATCATAGTAATCATCTCCAGTGCAAATGAACTTTTTAATTTGATAACTACATCATAACATAGGGCCGATAAGGATAAAAAAAGAAGGATTTTTAAAAAATTATTTTCTAAAGCTGTCAGGATCCAATTAGGGACATTTTGGAGATGTCATGATTAGAAAAGCTTTGTTATAATAGGGGAAAACATAGAATTAAGGAATGATGATTGTGCGGAACTCGGAAAAATTTGGTTTGGTTTTGGACGTAGAAACAACTGGATTAGGGCCAACAAAAGATGAAGTAATCGAACTGGCATTAAAGTTATTTACTTATAGGGATGACTCTGGTGAAATTATTGACATTGTGGAGGAAGACTCCTTTTTACGTGAGCCGCTTTCCAGCACAGCACGGAACAACTATGATCAAGCGTACCGAGTACATGGAATCCCTTACGATCTAGTTAGAGGGAAAAGCTTTTATGATGGAAAAATAAAGACCTATTTCCATCGTGCGGATGCCGTATTTGCCCATAATGCATCCTTTGACCGCAGCTTTCTCTTCCACATGTACCCTGAAGTTAACGATTTAAAATGGTATTGCACGATGAGAGGGGTCCCATGGAAAAATTACGGTTTTCCAAACGGGAAACTATTGACCCTGCTGCAAGCTCATAACATTACCAATTACCAAACACATAGAGCCCTTGATGATATTACATACCTAATGGAACTTCTAAAGAAAACAAACCCGAACGGGAGCTACTACCTTCAAGAAGTACTAGAAAAAGGTCCAATGAGAAAATATCAGCCAGCCGCAACCCGGACAAAAATGGGCTAAAAACTACCCCAACGCGAAAACACTGCGTTGGGGTTAGTAATGGTGCCTGACACCATTATCACTCTTTACACCATGAATACTCTATTAATTTATTTGAAGGTTCCGATATATTTTGCTTGGGGGCGGTAGATGGTGTTGTTTTCTGCTTGTTCTAGGACATGGGCCGTCCAGCCTACTATTCTGCTGGCAGTGAAGGTAGGGGTGAATAGTTCTGTGTCCATATTGATTGCTTTCATGATGGCGGCTGCGTAAAATTCTACGTTTGTATAAAGTGATCGACCGGGTTTAAGTTCCGCTAATATTTTTACGGCTGTATCCTCAACGGTCATTGCTAGGTCAAGCCACTCATCCTCTCCTGCTAACTTCAATAATTTTGTCTTTAAAGCCATTGCCCGGGGGTCATGGGTTTTATAAACCCGATGTCCAAACCCCATTAATTTCTCTCCCTGCAAAATCTTCTCTCTGATCACCGCTTCAGCATCTCCAACAAGAGCAATCTCATCCATCAGCTCAATGACTCCTGAAGGGGCACCGCCATGAAGCGGACCTTTCATTGTTCCGACTGCAGAGGTAATAGCCGAAACCATATCTGACTCAGATGAAGCTGTAACCCTAGCCGAAAAGGTAGAAGCGTTCATTCCATGTTCAAGTGTAAGAATCATATATGCTTCAAGGGCTTCGATATGGGCGGCTATTGGTACCTTTCCATTAAGCATAAACAAATAGTTTTCGACATGGTCTAAATCATGCCGAGGAGGGCAGAAGTTGTTACCATCTAATTGACATTTTCGGTAGCCGATAACTGTAGGAACTAAGGCGGTTAATCTGATAGCCTGTGAGACTTTAGGTTTCCAGCCATATTCACCATTTCCCCCTTCTGCCGAAAGAGCAGTTCTAATTACACTCATTAAATCCATATTTAGTGGGAGCCGGTCAATTATTTCTTTTACGCATACAGGCAATTCGCGATTTGCTTTCAGTTGTTCTTTAAGCAATGCAAGCTGTGAAGCATCGGGGTAGTAACCAAACCAGAGAAGATATGCCGCTTCTTCAAAAGAATACCCTTCAGCAATATCACGAATTCCAAATCCACGATAAAACAACTCGCCATTTTCCCCATCTATATGACTAATCGATGTTTCCGTAGCAACAATCCCTTTCAAGCCTTTTTGAATCATAAAATCGCCCCTTTCCTTAATTAGTATTATTTTATAAAATAAATACAATTAACAATATTGAATATTATTAAAGTGATTGATTACTATTTTTAATAAGGAGAAAATTATGGAATTTCAGTGGCTTCAAACCTTCGTTACTGCCGCAGAATGTGGGAATTTTCGCAGAACTGCTGAATTATTATATATTTCACAGCCTTCAGTAACGGTTCATATAAAACAGCTGGAAAAAGGGCTGGGCATCGAATTGTTCCACCGTGAAGGGAAAAAAATCAAACTGACAGAAGAGGGAAAACGATATTTGGGTCACGCGAAGAGATTGCTTGAAGTTTATCAACATGGTCTCGAGGATATGAATTCCTTCAGTCAAGGCTATACAAGAAATTTAATCCTTGGAATCTCACCGCTAATTGCGGATACCATCCTGCCATACGTTCTAAAAAGCTATACCAACCGGCATCCAGAAGTAGAGATTTCAGTCAAAATCATTGAATCCGTTGATATTGAGCGGGCAGTACTAAAGGAAGAGGTCGATCTCGGGCTTTCGTGCTTAAACAGCAGCCATCCCCATTTGGTCTGTGAGCTTTTATCAACGGATAAGGTCATCTTGGTTGCACCTCATGATGGGCGGGATTCGGAATCAGCACCGCCATTAGATGAGGAAGAAGTGTTAACAACCAATTATGTAATCACCCACAATCATCCCGGTTACTGGGACCTTCTTTGCAGAATAGTAAAAAATAAATATCCAAGTGTTCGAATGATGAAAGTGTCGCAGGTTCATATCACGAAAAGGTTTATTGTCGAGGGGCTTGGGGTATCGTTCTTGCCGACCTCGACTGTCAGAAGAGAATTATTAGAAGGAAGACTGCTAGAGGTAGAATGTCACTCCATCCAATTGCCTGAAGCTAACACGTACGCCATCATGAAATATGATCATTCAAAGCAATTGGAATTTCTAAAATTTATTTCGAATTATAGATTGTAGGTTTGCTGCTGTCTCCTATATACCTTGCAAAAAGAAAATCGGCCCTGTCTCAAAGGCTGAAGACAGAGCCGTATAAAATTTACTATTTACTAATTAAACTTCGTGTCGGCCTTCTGTGAACACTTGGAAGGTAACACCGAATTTATCTATCACAGAACCATAGGCAGGGCTGAAGAAGGTTTCTTGCAATGGCATTTCTACATGACCGCCATCTTGCAAGGCATTAAAAAATGTACGAGCCTTTTCAGCGTCGTCAGTTGTGAGACAGATGGTCACTTGAGAACCAATTTGATGCGGCTGTCCTGGAAACGTATCAGAAAACATTAACTCTGTCTCACCCACTTTAATTGTCGCATGGCTTACACGGTCTTTTGCTTCTGCTGGAAGAGGGAATTCCGGATTTTCCGGCATTTCGCCAAAAGTTTGACTAAAAAGAACCTGTGCATCCAATGCACGTTGATAAAACTCAATCGCTTCCTTTGCATTACCGTCCATCACTAAATAGGGAATCAATCTTACTGTCATAAATAATCGCTCCTCGTCTCCTAAGAATAATTACATGCTTTAATCGATAGTCCGAAGACAGGCATCTCGCTGGCACAAATCAATAAAAGCAGCCACATCCTAGTATTACCGATAAATTAATTATAAAACAAAGAACGCATGTTCGCAATGATAAAATTGGTGTCAGGCACCATTTGCACTACTGCCACGGTATTATTTCAGGCCTGGCAGGTATCTTTCGCGTATGATGTTGGTATGGTGGATGGCGTGGCCGGCGATGATGTAGGCGATGGCGCGGGTGGTGATTTCTGTGCCGTTGGCAATGCCTGTTCTGTTCCATGCTTCAGCCGCCATGGTTTGGATTAGTGTGATGGTGGCATGTCGTACTGCTGTAAAGTCTTCAAGGATCGTTTTATTTGATATCTGGTCAAACTGAGACCCGTTAATATAATCGTTTTCGTTAAAACCGGCTAAGGGGGTCTGGTCCCCGCGTCCAACGCGAAGCAGGCGGTAGCTCATGATTCTCTCGGTATCCGTCATATGGCCAAGAACCTCTTTTACGCTCCATTTGCCGGAAGCATAACGGAATTTTCCATTTTCCTCTGAAATTCTGTCGAAAAGATTCGTCATCTCCGCCAAATTTTCTTTTAAAATTTCTAAAAGATCACCCTCTGAAACAAGTTTTACATAAGAAACATAATACTCAGGATATTCACTTTCTAATGGACGATGCAGCATATTGTTCTCTCCCTTCGAATGTAGCGGTATCTTATTACCTATTAATCCTAACATAGTAATCTAAATATTCGAAAGTATTGATCTAATAATCTTTGTAAGTGTTTCATCTTCTTCATTTTTATTAAAACCATACTCATGGTAAGCTGTATGAGGAAAGGTAGTGGGAAATATGCCTGACTTATTATGGGTAGAAAGTTTAATAGGGAAAAACTTTAAAATCTTAAATGGCTTTCCTTCCTATATAATGATTGAGCAAAAAGAAAAAACAGCCGGCGTCATTTCAGAGGAGGATCTCCAAAGCTTACTTGAATTTTTTTCCCATTGGGGATTGAAGAGATTAGTAGTGTCTTTAGATAAGTCGACAGCGGAATTTGAATACCTCACGGAACTATTCCTAAATAATGGGTTTGAACATTTTTCCTCAAGAGTAGAGGTTTATAGGGATTTAACCAATCTGGATGAACAGAAAAGAATGTTTAACTGGTCTTCTTTAGCTGACCATTGTTTTTCACAAACGGATTTTAAACAACTATTGGCGAGGTGTATAACAGGTTCTGCCAATAAAGCTTCATCCTTAACAATGGATGAATATCTGATGTCTTTGGAGAGCGAGTTAGGGAAGGGATGGGAGCAGTCTTGCCGTATATATTATTTGCAAGATACTCCGCTGGGAATTTCCATCCCACATATCGAGCCTGGTACAATAGACGAGGGAAGATTGTTTTATTTTGGCCTATTGCCGGAAATGAGGGGAAAACGCCTCAGCAATGATCTGCATCTTCAATCATTATGGGCTTTAAAGGAAATGGGAGCTACTTTCTACATTGGGAGTACGGATATCGCAAATAAGAAAATGCTAAGAGTGTTTGAGAACAATGGCTGCAAAGTAAAGTCGGAAACGGAATCGTATAATAAATATTTTTCTAAGTAAGAGAGGTTTTAAAATGAGCAAAGTAGAAATTATTGTCTTAAATGATGAAGATGCCAAAACGGCGGAAGCCTATGGTGCAGACCGTCTTGAACTAGTTTCCGCCATGACAGAAGGCGGGCTGACGCCCAGTTACGGAATCATAAAAACAGTTGTCCAAAGCGTGAAAATTCCTGTGATGGTCATGGTTCGGCCCCATAGCTTTTCGTTTATGTACCGTAAGGATGAATGGGGAGCGATTCGCCAGGATATTCAAGCGGTGAAGCAATTGGGTGCCGCGGGAATAGTCTTTGGTGCCTTAACTGAGAAGCAATCAATTGATTTTGACATGCTTGCCATGGTGGTAGAAGAAGCAAAAGGTTTATCGGTAACGTTCCATCGCGCGATTGATGAAACGAATCCTATTGTTACTTATCAATCCCTTTGCCAATCTCCTTACCATGTTGACCGAATTCTTACCTCAGGAGCTAAACCGACAGCAAAAGAAGGCCTTGATTCATTAAAAAAGATGATAGAGGAATCGAAAAAATCCGCAAACTATCCAGCCATCATGCCGGGATCAGGTTTATCTACTGAAAACATCCAATCCATTCACGGACAACTCCAAGCTGCTGAATACCATTTTGGCTCAGCGGTTAGAATTGGCGGAGATTTTCGCAATCGTATCAACGGAGACGAAATTCAAAAAATCAATAGAATGGTGAACTAGAAAAGCAAAAAGAGCTGTTGCTTTATTTAACACAAGCAGCAGCTCTTTCTATTTATTGTCCAGCTCCAGGCACCACCGGCTAGAGTCCTTCGCTCTCCGTCCTACGATAAGTCAAGCACGAATGCGCCGCTGGCTCTTCGTGTTTCCTTTATCTCAGTTGGAGAGTTCCAGGCCATACGCCGATAGACAGGCGCCTTCCGCTTTCCTTTTTAAATCATTTTATCAAAACGAACACGTTTATTAATCATGTACATAACTGGCATACCAATGGCCATCACGACAAATTCACCAACTGCTGTTGTCAGCCACGTGAACATGAATGGCAGATCAAACGCCAAGTGGAGTTCAAGGGCAATCAAGAACATCGTGAACGTGAATACAAGAGTATTGACAATCATCCTCGCCCACAACCCTTTGATAAAACGTGCGCATGCAATCGTGATTAACAAGGCAATCACTGATTGACCGACACCGAAAATCAGGTCATAGGCTTTCATTGGTGAAAAGAACAAATTCGTTAAAAATACACCAAGAACGATTCCATAAATGTACTTTTTGTTAAAAACAATGAGGTGATTGAACATCTCCGATACACGGAATTGGACTTGAGTAAATCCAAATGGCTGGATCAAGGCCGAAACTGCAATGTACAATGCAGCAATAATCCCACCCGTGACAATTCCCTGCACTTTGCCTGCACGGACAGTTCCAGCAGAATTGGCCCCAATTGGCTGTGCCAATGTGTTAGTTGTTTTCTCCATATTCATTTCTCCTTAGTTTTTTTACGTGGGAGGTTCTCGAACCACGTTAAAATATATTACTTGCAAACTAATATATTAATATAAAAGAAATCACCAGTCAATGACACTATTTTGGAAAAATAAAGGATACCGCTCTAAAACGGTATCCCTTTCATCTTTAAGTATGTACTTCACTCATTAACGCATGAATATTGTCTTCAGGGTCTTTGAAAAACGCCATCCAAGTCTCGGTTTGTCCGATTTTTGCAACGACATGCGGTTCACCAATAAAAGAAATCCCTTTTTCAATAAAATCCTGGTAAGCGGCTTTAATATCATCGACCTGAAAATATATCACCGAACTTGGATGCGCAAATTGTTCCTTCTCCGGCAAACTCAGAAGAAGTCGGAGCCCATTGCATTCAAAAAATGCCATTGTTTCAGTATGAAACAGCAGTGGAAGCGCCAATACCTCCTTATAAAATGTTACAGCTCTTTCAATATTCTTCACAGGCACTCCAATTTGTCCAATACCTTGAATTGTTGTCATTAGAATTTCCCCCATCGCAATGTCATTACAATCTATTACATTTTATGCTAAATTAACTTACTTTTCAAAAAATAATAGGTAAATTAATATTATTTTTCTTCTTGGGCATACTAAAAGAAAAAAAGGAATGGCTGATAGATGAAGTATAATAAAATGTTCTTGATTGCTTTGATCATAGTCCCCTGGCTGTCCTTACCCATGTTAGGGAAAAAATCGTTCCGGCGGTTTTATCCGGGTGCACTATTTGTGTGTATCTGGGTTACAGTTGAGAGTTTGTTGGCAAAAAAACGGGGGTGGTGGCGATTTTATGAGAAACTAATTCCAAACTTTATGGGTGAAATTCCTTTTATCGTTGGGCCATTTTTCATCGGCTCCATATGGATATTAAAATTTACCTTTGGAAATTTTTTCCGTTTCCTAATACTAAACTCGGTTATTGACTATTTGTTTGTTCACCCAGGAATGGTCATTCTCAGAAAGATGGGGATTGTTTCTTTGTTCAGAATGAAGCATTATCAGATGGGAATATTATTTTTGGGCAAATCGATTCTGATGTACGGTTTTCAAACCATTATTGAAAAAATACGGAAAAAGCCAAAAACGATTATAGAAAAAATCTTTTCATAAATGCAACTCCGCCACAAGCTGGGTGATCCCTACCACTTGTGTTTTTTTTTGATTACCTGATAACGGTAAAATGTTACAATCAGGATAGAAGGTCGTGAGAAAAGGGGAAACCGGTATGCTGCACCATCTTGAAATCTATGTATCTGATTTAACGAAATCGGGCGAATTTTGGAACTGGTTTTTAACGGAATTAGGCTACGAGCCATATCAGAAGTGGGAGTCGGGTACCAGCTGGAAATGCGGCGAAACGTATATCGTATTTGTACAGGCGGAAGAACGATTTCTCGATATTCCTTACCATCGGTCAAGAGTCGGTTTAAATCATTTGGCCTTCCATGCACGATCCATAGAACAGGTCGATCAACTGACAGAACAATTACGGGAAAAAGGGATAACAATTCTATATCAGGATAAACATCCATATGCCGGAGGAGGATCACACTATGCTGTTTATTTTGAAGATCCGGATCGAATTAAAGTAGAGGTAGTAGCACCTGGCAATAATATATAAAGGGGAAAGAGATATGGGAGAAGAACAAATTTCATTGGCAACCGCGGCAGATTTAATAAGGGTTGATCAGCTTTTCCAAGATTGTAAAGAGGCACTGCAGCAACAGGAAATCTATCAATGGGATGATGAGTATCCGAATAAAGAGTATTTTGCACATACGATTAACGAAAAGGAACTGTTTATTTTACATAATGAAACGACAATACTCGGAGCAATGGTACTAAACGAATGGCAGATTGATGAATGGGACGAGGTCAACTGGACGAATAAGGCAGGTACCTATTTGATCCTTCATTCCTTTTGCACACATCCATCTGTTCAAGGAAAAGGATATGGGGGGGACATGCTCCAATTTGCCGAAAATATGGCTAAGGAACAGGGGTATGATGGAATACGGCTCGATGCTTATTCCGGAAACAAAGGATCATTAGGCTTTTATGAAAAAAGAGGTTACAAAAAGACGGGGGAAGTAAACTTTAAGTCAAAACCTGCCGGGCATGGGACGTATTTCTGTTATGAAAAACTATTTTAACCTGTGCTAAAAAACCTTTCATTTTTCCAACACTTGTGTAAAATAATTGTAGACCAGTAAGGGATGCAGGAGGAACTATTCATGGTAACGATTAATGAGATTGCCGAAAGGGCGAAAGTTTCCCGGACAACCGTTTCAAGGGTATTGAATAGTTCCGGTTATGTAAGTGAAGAAGCAAAAAAAAGAGTATTAAAGGTAATTGAGGAAACGGGTTATGTTCCGAGTGAAAATGCAAAATCGCTGCGTACAAAAAAGACAAAGGTCATTGGCGTGGTCCTGCCTAAAATCAGTACAGAAACATCTAGCCGACTTGTGAAGGGAATGGATGAAATTCTTGCCAAAGAAGGATATCAAATTCTCTTAACAAATACAAACCTTGAACCAGATAAGGAAATTGAATATTTACGGCTATTGAAAAGCCGGCATGCTGATGGAATTATTTTGTCAGCAACGAATGTTAACTCCCCGCTTTTGGAGGAAATTTTTCAATTAAAAATCCCTTTTGTCACGGTAGGACAGTATATGACCGGCCTGGCAAATGTCATTTTTGATGATTATCAAGCAACAAAAGATCTAGTGAATTACTTCATACAAAAAGGGCATCATCGCATTGCTTTCATCGGAGTTGACGAGAAGGATAGAGCTGTAGGGTATTTACGGAAAAAGGGCTATGAAGATGCAATGAAGGAAAATCGCTTAGTAGTTGAGGAGAATTGGGTTCAAAAAGGGGTTTTTAATGTAGAATCAGGGTTCGAATGTATGAAGTCTATTATGGATACTTCCACTATTTTGCCAACAGCTGTTTTAGCTGTAACAGACAGGCTCGCGATCGGTGCGATGCAGTACGCAAAAGAAACTGGTTTAACAATCCCAGCCGATTTAGCGATTGCAGGCATGGGGGCTTCAGAATTATCCAAGTTTATCAGCCCCTCCTTAACAACGATTGATTTTTCCATTGAAGAGGCCGGACGTGAAGCAGCTGCATTAATCCTGAAAAAAATTAATGGAGAACATTCCCATGAAATAATTAAGACAATAAATCATAGACTTATTGAACGTGAGAGTATATAAT encodes:
- a CDS encoding MBL fold metallo-hydrolase, with the protein product MRVIKTGYLYQVTFMANVFPVNCYLVEEEEGVTLIDAALGFCAKGILKAAETIGKPITKIVLTHAHEDHVGALDSIKVVFPEVPVYISTRDHRLMNDDRSLDTHEEQTPIKGGVPKKLKTRANVLLKEGDLVGSLTAIETPGHTPGSMSFLDLRTKALIAGDAFQTRGGIAVAGDLKPLFPFPSFGTWSKKTALASAKKLVSYEPQLLAVGHGEMVEHPVRVMEQAIGNLERKIG
- a CDS encoding citrate synthase/methylcitrate synthase; its protein translation is MIQKGLKGIVATETSISHIDGENGELFYRGFGIRDIAEGYSFEEAAYLLWFGYYPDASQLALLKEQLKANRELPVCVKEIIDRLPLNMDLMSVIRTALSAEGGNGEYGWKPKVSQAIRLTALVPTVIGYRKCQLDGNNFCPPRHDLDHVENYLFMLNGKVPIAAHIEALEAYMILTLEHGMNASTFSARVTASSESDMVSAITSAVGTMKGPLHGGAPSGVIELMDEIALVGDAEAVIREKILQGEKLMGFGHRVYKTHDPRAMALKTKLLKLAGEDEWLDLAMTVEDTAVKILAELKPGRSLYTNVEFYAAAIMKAINMDTELFTPTFTASRIVGWTAHVLEQAENNTIYRPQAKYIGTFK
- a CDS encoding VOC family protein, which codes for MIQYHGLHHVSLTVTDLEQAKNFYSNILCLKELPRPAFDFAGAWYEVGGQQIHLIVLPTSQTIRQEKSISSREGHFALRVKSYDETLSWLKQNGVAVLEKPESASGFAQIFCADPDGNLIELNVDKKDI
- a CDS encoding VOC family protein, which gives rise to MTVRLIPYLVMDGNAKEAIEFYQRALDAQVLFSQTFGEMPENPEFPLPAEAKDRVSHATIKVGETELMFSDTFPGQPHQIGSQVTICLTTDDAEKARTFFNALQDGGHVEMPLQETFFSPAYGSVIDKFGVTFQVFTEGRHEV
- a CDS encoding transposase family protein; amino-acid sequence: MVISNFNELFKFDQNVEVLYTIMEPDAMYAVLKICSKHAQCPECKHVSSRQHSQYARKVDDLPVSGHSVHITVLLHKWFCGNKDCKVKVFTERLNWLSPSARKTNRLENLIRHVGFTNNCLAAEKICRKMRISISHDAILYRIKKEEPVQPRECPFRGH
- a CDS encoding exonuclease domain-containing protein translates to MIVRNSEKFGLVLDVETTGLGPTKDEVIELALKLFTYRDDSGEIIDIVEEDSFLREPLSSTARNNYDQAYRVHGIPYDLVRGKSFYDGKIKTYFHRADAVFAHNASFDRSFLFHMYPEVNDLKWYCTMRGVPWKNYGFPNGKLLTLLQAHNITNYQTHRALDDITYLMELLKKTNPNGSYYLQEVLEKGPMRKYQPAATRTKMG
- a CDS encoding TetR/AcrR family transcriptional regulator; this translates as MSPRPKIGLDLHTIVEAAGDIADQHGMHEVTLANLAKQLGIRPPSLYNHFDGLPGLRKKLAIYGIDRLYEVMADAAIGVSGTEAVLSISKAYVQFARKHPGLYEATMLAPYQEDADVQQAGAKIVDLSIRVLQAYHLEGDLALHAVRGLRSILHGFSTLEQKGGFKMALDLDESLTIILKAFLAGIGEAA
- a CDS encoding GNAT family N-acetyltransferase: MGNMPDLLWVESLIGKNFKILNGFPSYIMIEQKEKTAGVISEEDLQSLLEFFSHWGLKRLVVSLDKSTAEFEYLTELFLNNGFEHFSSRVEVYRDLTNLDEQKRMFNWSSLADHCFSQTDFKQLLARCITGSANKASSLTMDEYLMSLESELGKGWEQSCRIYYLQDTPLGISIPHIEPGTIDEGRLFYFGLLPEMRGKRLSNDLHLQSLWALKEMGATFYIGSTDIANKKMLRVFENNGCKVKSETESYNKYFSK
- a CDS encoding LysR family transcriptional regulator, which codes for MEFQWLQTFVTAAECGNFRRTAELLYISQPSVTVHIKQLEKGLGIELFHREGKKIKLTEEGKRYLGHAKRLLEVYQHGLEDMNSFSQGYTRNLILGISPLIADTILPYVLKSYTNRHPEVEISVKIIESVDIERAVLKEEVDLGLSCLNSSHPHLVCELLSTDKVILVAPHDGRDSESAPPLDEEEVLTTNYVITHNHPGYWDLLCRIVKNKYPSVRMMKVSQVHITKRFIVEGLGVSFLPTSTVRRELLEGRLLEVECHSIQLPEANTYAIMKYDHSKQLEFLKFISNYRL
- a CDS encoding DinB family protein encodes the protein MLHRPLESEYPEYYVSYVKLVSEGDLLEILKENLAEMTNLFDRISEENGKFRYASGKWSVKEVLGHMTDTERIMSYRLLRVGRGDQTPLAGFNENDYINGSQFDQISNKTILEDFTAVRHATITLIQTMAAEAWNRTGIANGTEITTRAIAYIIAGHAIHHTNIIRERYLPGLK
- a CDS encoding ISL3 family transposase, which produces MGIDDFAFKKRKRYGTIFIDLQTGDILDFLPNRDKESVRSWLIKHPEIQLITRDRAHAYKNAAEEASPKIKQVGDRWHILQHLFDAVKKTIKSIVPPRWKPTGQDSNVQQCSSSRPLPKRLQPLVEHEENVWKRIQNARRLQKEGKSITAIAKQLGISRNTVYKDLATTSKPSLKRTSLYDRYLPLIRNMIADGSKGDKIEAACRKAGFGGHRNTLNYMIADERRDIRNKKPQTLNLQQAIIRILWDKDVQNHKKAFKSLHPNLLKTFPSLMEISEFIQSFRSLFEEKHSSGLRKWLIEHKHSPFTYFQTFLNGIRGDIKAVYYAITLPWSNGKTEGTINKLKNIKRMMYGRAGITVLLNRLRFQG